One genomic segment of Nocardioides cavernaquae includes these proteins:
- a CDS encoding inorganic phosphate transporter: protein MELAIIIAVVAVALIFDYTNGFHDAANAIATSVSTRALTPRVALIMAAVMNFIGAFLGQKVAHTVADVIQFDDATLAGDASTSVTVHALIIVMSGLLGAISWNLLTWYFGIPSSSSHALIGGLGGAAIAGGVAVNWDTVVNKVVIPMILSPLVAFSLGFAVMLAIMWIFRRINPAKANRNFRVAQTVSAAAMALGHGLQDAQKTMGVIFLALLAGGFVSEGDDLPIWVIIVAATAISLGTYAGGWRIMRTLGRRIIHLDPPRGFAAESVAASVLYSTAYVFEAPISTTHTITSAVMGVGATKRFSAVRWGVAKSIVVAWVSTFPAAALIAGCCYWIAHLLLEVL from the coding sequence GTGGAACTCGCGATCATCATCGCGGTAGTCGCCGTCGCCCTGATCTTCGACTACACCAACGGCTTCCACGACGCCGCCAACGCCATCGCCACCTCGGTGTCGACGCGTGCGCTGACGCCGCGCGTGGCCCTGATCATGGCCGCGGTCATGAACTTCATCGGTGCGTTCCTCGGCCAGAAGGTCGCCCACACGGTCGCCGATGTCATCCAGTTCGATGACGCGACGCTGGCGGGTGATGCGAGCACCTCGGTGACGGTGCACGCGCTGATCATCGTCATGTCCGGACTGCTCGGCGCGATCTCCTGGAACCTGCTGACCTGGTACTTCGGCATCCCCTCGTCCTCCTCGCACGCGCTGATCGGTGGCCTCGGCGGCGCCGCGATCGCCGGTGGCGTCGCGGTCAACTGGGACACGGTCGTCAACAAGGTCGTCATCCCGATGATCCTGTCGCCGCTCGTCGCCTTCAGCCTCGGCTTCGCCGTGATGCTGGCGATCATGTGGATCTTCCGGCGCATCAACCCGGCCAAGGCCAACCGCAACTTCCGCGTCGCCCAGACCGTCTCCGCGGCCGCCATGGCACTCGGGCACGGACTCCAGGACGCCCAGAAGACGATGGGTGTCATCTTCCTGGCGCTCCTCGCCGGTGGCTTCGTGTCCGAGGGTGACGACCTGCCGATCTGGGTCATCATCGTGGCCGCGACCGCGATCTCGCTGGGCACCTACGCCGGCGGGTGGCGGATCATGCGCACCCTCGGCCGCCGGATCATCCACCTCGACCCGCCCCGTGGGTTCGCTGCGGAGTCGGTGGCCGCGTCGGTGCTCTACTCCACGGCGTACGTCTTCGAGGCTCCGATCTCCACGACCCACACGATCACCTCGGCCGTCATGGGCGTGGGCGCCACCAAGCGCTTCTCCGCCGTGCGCTGGGGTGTCGCGAAGTCGATCGTCGTTGCCTGGGTGTCGACCTTCCCGGCCGCCGCCCTGATCGCGGGCTGCTGCTACTGGATCGCGCACCTGCTGCTCGAGGTCCTCTGA
- a CDS encoding DUF47 domain-containing protein, with protein sequence MAFRIRPVDATFYDLFSESAQHLVIGAGLLAEMLAEGADREDVAQRMRDAEHAADETTHSIVRRVNSTFITPFDREDIYALASGLDDIMDMMDEAVDLVLLYEVKELPPELSVQVEVLQQCAELTADAMPRLRSMKDLSEFWIEINRLENTGDKTFRRLLAKLFSGDFKALEVLKLKDIVESLEGAIDAFEKVANTIEQIAVKES encoded by the coding sequence GTGGCTTTCCGCATTCGACCTGTCGACGCGACGTTCTATGACCTGTTCAGCGAGTCGGCACAGCACCTCGTCATCGGCGCGGGGCTGTTGGCCGAGATGCTTGCCGAAGGGGCCGACCGCGAGGACGTCGCGCAGCGCATGCGCGACGCTGAGCACGCGGCCGATGAGACCACGCACTCGATCGTGCGCCGGGTGAACAGCACGTTCATCACGCCGTTCGACCGCGAGGACATCTACGCCCTCGCGTCCGGCCTCGACGACATCATGGACATGATGGACGAGGCAGTGGACCTGGTCCTGCTCTACGAGGTCAAGGAGCTTCCCCCGGAGCTCTCGGTCCAGGTTGAGGTGCTCCAGCAGTGCGCCGAGCTCACCGCCGACGCGATGCCGCGACTGCGCTCGATGAAGGACCTCTCCGAGTTCTGGATCGAGATCAACCGCCTCGAGAACACCGGAGACAAGACCTTCCGTCGCCTGCTCGCCAAGCTCTTCAGCGGTGACTTCAAGGCGCTCGAGGTGCTCAAGCTGAAGGACATCGTCGAGTCCCTCGAGGGTGCGATCGACGCGTTCGAGAAGGTCGCGAACACGATCGAGCAGATCGCCGTCAAGGAGTCCTGA
- the pstB gene encoding phosphate ABC transporter ATP-binding protein PstB: MSQTPNTFTIRPGGDGDKHVETLAAAHSEAERVLPDLPPAPVIEAFNLNVFYGNFHAVHDVNLSFGKNEITAMIGPSGCGKSTVLRCLNRMNDLVPGARVEGEITYHDQNIYAKGVDPIAVRTHIGMVFQKPNPFPKSIYDNIAYGPRVTGMKVDSMDDLVEQSLRSAALWDEVKDKLKQSAYGLSGGQQQRLCIARTIATKPDVILMDEPCASLDPIATSKIEDLMLELREDFTIVVVTHNMQQAARVSDRTAFFTARPDETTGNRTGLLVEFNKTSTIFTKPNDQRTEDYISGRFG, encoded by the coding sequence ATGTCTCAGACCCCCAACACCTTCACCATCCGCCCCGGAGGCGATGGCGACAAGCACGTCGAGACCCTCGCGGCGGCCCACTCCGAGGCCGAGCGGGTGCTGCCGGACCTCCCGCCCGCACCGGTCATCGAGGCTTTCAACCTCAACGTCTTCTACGGCAACTTCCACGCCGTGCACGACGTGAACCTCTCGTTCGGCAAGAACGAGATCACCGCCATGATCGGTCCTTCGGGCTGTGGCAAGTCGACCGTTCTCCGATGCCTCAACCGGATGAACGACCTGGTGCCCGGCGCGCGCGTCGAAGGTGAGATCACCTACCACGACCAGAACATCTACGCGAAGGGCGTGGACCCGATCGCGGTCCGCACCCACATCGGCATGGTGTTCCAGAAGCCGAACCCGTTCCCGAAGTCGATCTACGACAACATCGCCTACGGCCCCCGGGTCACCGGCATGAAGGTCGACAGCATGGACGACCTGGTCGAGCAGTCGCTGCGCAGCGCGGCACTGTGGGACGAGGTCAAGGACAAGCTCAAGCAGTCGGCGTACGGCCTCTCGGGTGGCCAGCAGCAGCGCCTCTGCATCGCACGGACGATCGCCACCAAGCCCGACGTCATCCTGATGGACGAGCCCTGCGCCTCGCTCGACCCGATCGCGACCTCGAAGATCGAGGACCTGATGCTCGAGCTTCGCGAGGACTTCACCATCGTCGTCGTCACGCACAACATGCAGCAGGCGGCCCGCGTCTCCGACCGCACGGCGTTCTTCACCGCCCGCCCGGATGAGACCACCGGCAACCGCACGGGCCTGCTGGTCGAGTTCAACAAGACCTCGACCATCTTCACCAAGCCCAACGACCAGCGCACCGAGGACTACATCTCCGGTCGCTTCGGCTGA